In one window of Polynucleobacter sp. AM-7D1 DNA:
- a CDS encoding electron transfer flavoprotein subunit beta/FixA family protein: MKILVAVKRVVDYNVKIRVKSDNSGVDLANVKMSMNPFDEIAVEEAVRLKESGVATEIVVVSAGPTQCQETLRTALAIGADRAILVETDAELQPLAVAKILKALSEKEQAQIVILGKQAIDDDSNQTGQMLASLMDIPQATFASKVVVADGKASVTREVDGGLETIAITLPAVITTDLRLNEPRYVTLPNIMKAKKKTLEIIKPEDLGVDIAPRLKTLKVEEPPKRSAGVMVADVAALVDKLKNEAKVI, translated from the coding sequence ATGAAAATCTTAGTTGCAGTAAAGCGTGTTGTTGATTACAACGTCAAAATTCGAGTTAAATCAGATAACTCTGGTGTCGATTTGGCGAACGTCAAAATGAGTATGAATCCTTTTGATGAGATTGCAGTGGAAGAGGCGGTTCGACTCAAGGAGTCAGGCGTTGCGACTGAGATAGTAGTAGTTTCTGCTGGCCCAACGCAGTGTCAGGAAACATTGCGCACCGCCTTAGCAATTGGCGCTGATCGCGCCATCTTGGTAGAGACTGATGCTGAGTTGCAGCCATTAGCGGTTGCGAAAATTCTGAAAGCCCTTTCTGAAAAAGAACAAGCGCAGATTGTAATTTTGGGTAAGCAAGCAATTGATGACGATAGCAATCAGACTGGACAGATGTTGGCTAGCTTGATGGATATTCCGCAAGCCACTTTTGCTTCCAAAGTGGTAGTTGCAGACGGTAAAGCAAGTGTGACCCGCGAGGTAGATGGTGGCTTAGAAACAATCGCGATTACTTTGCCCGCGGTGATTACTACTGACTTGCGTTTAAATGAGCCGCGTTATGTAACTTTGCCAAACATCATGAAGGCGAAGAAAAAGACTTTGGAAATTATAAAACCCGAAGATCTTGGCGTAGATATTGCTCCACGCCTTAAAACTCTCAAAGTGGAAGAGCCCCCAAAGCGCTCTGCTGGTGTGATGGTGGCTGATGTAGCGGCTTTGGTAGATAAACTTAAAAATGAAGCGAAGGTGATTTAA